Proteins co-encoded in one Ignavibacteria bacterium genomic window:
- the aroA gene encoding 3-phosphoshikimate 1-carboxyvinyltransferase, with amino-acid sequence MSLKTIKQIQRVKGELTFSGDKSVSHRAVIFAAMAEGESVVKNISHSADVESSINCLKELGAGFEKRGDDLVVTGVGFKGFRQPEKNLDAGNSGTTARLLAGLLSAQDFESTLTGDDSLRSRPMERVANPLKKIGAKIELTGNTLPMTVSKGKFKSAEITLEVASAQVKSALILAGLHLGRGKLTLIDPFETRNHTEEMLGIPREAHPSGKVMTVSKAYYPKPGEFTVPGDVSSAMFFIVLTLIAGDTLRIKNLLLTPERTMAIEILKRMGGQIIVDREETGNCGKSGDIFVKRSDLINIEIDPEEIPLIIDEIPALTIAGLFAEGGFQIKNAKELRVKETDRISAIVKNLQFCGAGVAEYDDGFLLYGKDLDDFALFESYGDHRIAMAFSILAALLNQGGKVNQSECVAVSNPAFYDQLDSISKKD; translated from the coding sequence ATGAGTTTAAAGACAATCAAGCAGATACAAAGAGTTAAAGGCGAACTCACATTTTCGGGCGACAAATCGGTATCACACAGAGCTGTGATTTTCGCAGCGATGGCTGAAGGGGAGTCTGTGGTTAAAAATATTTCTCACAGTGCCGATGTTGAATCATCCATTAACTGCCTGAAAGAACTGGGAGCGGGATTCGAAAAGAGAGGGGATGATCTGGTTGTAACGGGGGTTGGTTTTAAGGGATTCAGACAGCCTGAGAAAAATCTTGATGCCGGAAATTCAGGGACAACCGCACGACTTTTGGCAGGACTTCTTTCTGCACAGGATTTCGAGTCAACCCTCACGGGTGATGATTCCCTAAGGAGCAGACCGATGGAGAGGGTGGCAAATCCCCTTAAGAAAATTGGTGCCAAAATTGAGCTCACGGGCAACACTCTCCCGATGACGGTCAGTAAGGGGAAATTCAAATCGGCTGAGATTACTCTTGAAGTGGCGAGTGCACAGGTAAAAAGTGCACTGATTCTCGCGGGGCTCCATCTCGGAAGAGGCAAACTGACTCTGATTGATCCTTTTGAAACGAGAAATCATACCGAGGAGATGCTCGGGATTCCAAGGGAGGCACACCCCTCGGGAAAAGTAATGACCGTTTCAAAAGCATACTATCCAAAACCGGGAGAGTTTACAGTTCCGGGTGATGTTTCAAGTGCGATGTTCTTCATAGTTCTTACCCTGATAGCGGGGGATACCCTCAGAATCAAAAATCTTCTTCTTACGCCTGAGCGGACAATGGCGATCGAAATTCTGAAACGAATGGGTGGTCAAATAATTGTGGACAGGGAAGAGACGGGAAACTGTGGTAAGTCGGGCGATATTTTTGTTAAAAGATCCGACCTTATAAATATAGAAATTGACCCTGAAGAGATTCCCCTTATTATCGATGAAATTCCCGCTTTAACCATTGCCGGACTTTTTGCAGAGGGGGGATTTCAGATAAAAAATGCAAAAGAACTTAGAGTGAAAGAGACAGACAGAATCTCCGCAATTGTGAAAAATCTTCAGTTCTGCGGTGCGGGAGTGGCAGAGTATGATGACGGATTCCTTTTGTACGGAAAGGATTTGGATGATTTTGCCCTTTTTGAAAGCTACGGCGATCACAGAATCGCGATGGCTTTTTCAATTCTTGCGGCACTTCTGAATCAGGGGGGGAAAGTAAATCAATCAGAGTGTGTTGCGGTTTCGAATCCCGCTTTTTATGATCAATTAGACTCCATTTCCAAAAAGGACTGA
- a CDS encoding RNA methyltransferase, with translation MLRVAANRQNDLTLVLENIHDPHNVSAILRSCDAVGIKKVSLLYNIEKFPKLGGKSSASASKWVETEKFKTVDDCYSSLREKGFIIAASYLDENSRSLYEIDFTRKVAFVMGNEHRGVSPDALAKADFSYYIPMKGMIQSLNASVAAAVSVYEAMRQKLLAGHYQQSRLPGDEYEEMVSKWMKK, from the coding sequence ATTCTTCGTGTAGCAGCAAACAGACAGAATGATCTCACTTTAGTACTTGAAAACATACACGACCCCCACAATGTGAGTGCAATTCTAAGAAGTTGCGATGCTGTAGGCATCAAAAAAGTGTCACTCCTCTACAATATCGAAAAATTCCCGAAACTTGGCGGCAAGTCATCAGCTTCAGCGTCGAAGTGGGTGGAGACTGAAAAATTCAAAACTGTTGATGATTGCTACTCTTCACTTCGTGAAAAAGGATTTATCATCGCAGCCAGTTATCTGGATGAAAATTCGAGATCACTTTATGAAATCGATTTCACACGGAAAGTTGCTTTTGTGATGGGAAATGAGCACAGAGGTGTTTCACCCGATGCACTCGCCAAGGCGGATTTCAGTTATTACATTCCCATGAAAGGGATGATTCAAAGTCTTAATGCCTCGGTTGCCGCTGCAGTTTCCGTTTATGAGGCGATGAGGCAGAAACTTCTCGCAGGGCATTATCAGCAGTCCCGGCTTCCGGGTGATGAATATGAAGAGATGGTTTCGAAGTGGATGAAGAAATAG
- the deoC gene encoding deoxyribose-phosphate aldolase translates to MDSTRISKIVHQALLERKLSDFYCTSETCKGWERNVVTQPLTVNKIVNAGAERISAGIGVGHELSDHELARMIDHTLLKPDATIAEIKTLCAEAKQYEFASVCVNPCHVKLCSDLLRGTRVKVCTVIGFPLGSNPTAVKRAEAEQAMAEGAQELDMVINVGWLKSGMYREVFEDIQQIVIPAKNRRIIVKVILETCLLTDEEIVKASLICKQAGANYVKTSTGFSKGGATVQAVALMRQVVGTTLGVKASGGIRTTEDAKAMVESGADRIGASASVKIVTGGGSGSGTGSY, encoded by the coding sequence ATGGATTCAACCAGAATTTCAAAAATTGTGCATCAGGCACTGCTCGAGAGAAAACTTAGCGATTTTTACTGCACTTCAGAGACCTGCAAGGGGTGGGAGCGAAATGTAGTAACTCAACCACTTACAGTTAATAAAATTGTGAATGCGGGTGCGGAAAGAATTTCTGCCGGAATTGGTGTGGGTCACGAGCTCAGCGATCATGAACTCGCAAGGATGATTGACCATACCCTCCTTAAACCCGATGCAACGATTGCAGAAATAAAAACTCTTTGTGCAGAGGCGAAGCAGTATGAATTTGCGAGTGTATGTGTGAATCCGTGCCATGTAAAACTGTGCAGCGACCTGCTTCGGGGGACGAGAGTAAAAGTTTGTACCGTTATCGGCTTCCCTTTGGGTTCAAACCCGACAGCAGTAAAAAGGGCTGAAGCGGAGCAGGCAATGGCAGAGGGAGCACAGGAACTTGACATGGTAATTAATGTCGGCTGGTTGAAATCGGGGATGTACCGGGAGGTTTTTGAAGACATTCAACAGATTGTGATTCCTGCGAAAAACAGAAGAATAATTGTAAAAGTGATCCTTGAGACATGTCTCCTTACAGATGAGGAGATCGTAAAGGCTTCGCTGATCTGCAAACAGGCAGGTGCAAATTATGTAAAAACATCCACCGGCTTCTCAAAGGGGGGTGCAACGGTGCAGGCGGTCGCTCTGATGCGGCAGGTTGTGGGTACCACACTCGGAGTGAAGGCATCAGGTGGAATAAGAACCACGGAAGATGCAAAGGCGATGGTGGAGAGCGGTGCCGACAGAATTGGTGCCAGTGCCAGCGTAAAAATTGTAACGGGCGGTGGCAGTGGTTCTGGAACTGGTAGTTACTAA
- the folD gene encoding bifunctional methylenetetrahydrofolate dehydrogenase/methenyltetrahydrofolate cyclohydrolase FolD, whose amino-acid sequence MILIDGKKVSNEIKAELKIEIEELRLKTGRVPGLVVIIVGNNPASEVYVRNKHKSCGEVGINSVVVNLPEDTTEKELLKTVEYYNENRDFHGILVQLPLPKQINEDVIIRAVDPKKDVDGFHPQTVGEMVTGNPTFLPCTPAGVVELLKRYEIDPAGKHVVVVGRSNIVGKPAALLLMQKKKFANAIVTVCHSAARDISVFTKQADILIAAMGVPKFIKKEMVKEGVVVIDVGTNRVEDATSKTGSRLVGDVDFEGVSEVASYITPVPGGVGPMTIAMLLKNTVKAFKDYGM is encoded by the coding sequence ATGATTCTTATCGACGGTAAAAAAGTATCCAATGAGATCAAAGCCGAACTCAAAATTGAGATTGAAGAGCTCAGACTCAAAACGGGGAGGGTTCCGGGACTTGTAGTCATAATAGTCGGCAATAACCCTGCCAGCGAGGTTTATGTAAGAAACAAACATAAATCGTGTGGTGAAGTCGGAATAAATTCGGTTGTTGTGAACCTGCCTGAGGATACTACTGAAAAAGAACTTCTGAAGACAGTTGAATATTACAATGAAAATCGTGATTTCCACGGGATACTCGTTCAGTTGCCTCTTCCAAAGCAGATAAATGAAGATGTTATAATCAGGGCGGTTGATCCAAAAAAAGATGTTGACGGATTTCACCCCCAAACAGTGGGAGAGATGGTGACGGGAAACCCGACATTTCTTCCGTGTACACCTGCCGGAGTTGTGGAACTGCTTAAGAGATATGAAATCGATCCGGCCGGAAAGCATGTGGTTGTGGTGGGAAGAAGCAACATAGTAGGCAAACCTGCCGCACTTCTTTTGATGCAGAAAAAGAAATTCGCCAATGCAATTGTAACGGTTTGTCATTCGGCAGCCAGGGATATTTCTGTATTCACAAAGCAGGCGGATATCCTGATAGCGGCAATGGGAGTTCCTAAATTTATCAAAAAAGAGATGGTAAAAGAGGGAGTTGTTGTTATAGATGTGGGGACAAACAGAGTGGAGGACGCCACTTCAAAAACGGGATCAAGACTTGTGGGTGATGTCGATTTTGAAGGGGTTTCGGAGGTCGCCTCGTATATTACCCCCGTTCCGGGTGGTGTAGGACCGATGACCATCGCAATGTTATTAAAAAACACAGTAAAAGCATTCAAAGATTACGGAATGTAA
- a CDS encoding TIGR00282 family metallophosphoesterase has translation MATINILFIGDIVGKPGFEMVLTWLPTFQQKYKTDAIIVNGENTNDGKGILPKEGEALFNLGVRVITGGNHTWDKPQAQEYFKNEPRVLRPQNYPRGAHGNGHYIFETSKGKVAVLNLQGRTFMPIIDCPFRSAEWILANKIKGETKVIIVDFHAEATAEKQALAYHLDGKVSAILGTHTHVQTNDERIFPQGTAFISDVGMTGPYNSVIGMKVAPALNRFLYQTPQKYETALEDVHICGVFLKIDTETGKTVEIEKFIFPEFDKTAQN, from the coding sequence ATGGCGACAATCAACATATTGTTTATCGGAGACATCGTGGGGAAACCGGGTTTTGAAATGGTTCTCACATGGCTGCCGACATTTCAACAAAAATATAAAACCGATGCAATAATAGTTAACGGGGAAAACACAAACGACGGAAAAGGGATTCTTCCAAAAGAGGGAGAGGCACTTTTCAATTTGGGGGTGAGAGTTATAACCGGGGGAAACCACACTTGGGATAAACCTCAGGCTCAGGAATATTTTAAAAATGAACCCCGCGTTTTGAGACCTCAGAACTACCCGAGGGGTGCCCACGGCAACGGACACTACATTTTCGAGACTTCGAAAGGGAAGGTTGCGGTTTTGAATCTTCAGGGCAGAACATTTATGCCGATAATTGATTGTCCCTTCAGATCTGCTGAATGGATTCTTGCAAACAAAATAAAGGGGGAGACAAAAGTAATAATTGTCGATTTTCACGCCGAAGCGACAGCCGAAAAGCAGGCACTTGCGTATCACCTCGACGGCAAGGTTTCTGCCATACTTGGTACTCATACGCATGTGCAGACTAATGACGAAAGAATCTTTCCACAGGGGACGGCATTTATTTCTGATGTCGGCATGACGGGTCCTTACAATTCAGTAATAGGTATGAAGGTGGCACCCGCACTAAACAGATTTTTGTATCAGACACCGCAAAAATATGAGACAGCTCTTGAAGATGTGCATATTTGCGGAGTTTTCCTGAAAATTGATACCGAAACAGGTAAAACTGTGGAGATAGAGAAATTTATATTCCCTGAATTTGATAAAACAGCACAAAACTGA
- a CDS encoding T9SS type A sorting domain-containing protein: MERSAVMISESSVRVMRTLIITVIFLLSINTNMFGTIRYVKAGNLTPQPPYTSWATASDSIQKCVNVCQRGDTIYVGAGVYREFLQGIPPYIAIIGENMETTILDCQGMIRPQYLFHFAIDVSDSLSVSNFTLKGNATGVSDSLIQTAFGDTSFMVYASGVLISNCKLFNFGSGVYINKGIISDNIMLNVHTFLYTGFDSHGIDTIYFQNNLLVHPLYSMRHFINNGLFYPRFFFRNNIFTKPFVSSDFYNQLYTTALTVDPRVEFSNNLFYTKSYNSDDNPFVPATGTMSFFTNVFCISEGPGWDYRKDFMVSSGNVTFTNNVVYGFDKGIWNSSPNLKVNNNCFWNVPTPISGTQPPLVNSGNLYVNPMFVKDYGDFPDIDFHLQMYSPLIDAGDSTILDRDGTRSDIGFYGGPYGESYTYQDYAPRVPARVKLRSTGTQGIYELSWRPNTESDLNRYEVYADSTRGFTPDTTKMIWNGTDTLFNFVHKKPYNKPVFFKVKAVDNQNLKSDASEETGIVPVSVDEGDIISEDYHLYQNYPNPFNPSTTIEYKLKTRSRVRLDIYNSSGELVKTMINKEQEGGYYSLTVTAEDIAAPGSKSGGVASGVYIYRINVVESERNIPVYIQSRKMVLLK, from the coding sequence ATGGAAAGAAGTGCGGTCATGATAAGTGAAAGCAGCGTCAGAGTCATGAGGACACTCATCATAACTGTAATCTTTTTGCTGAGTATTAACACAAATATGTTCGGTACTATCCGCTATGTAAAAGCGGGTAACCTGACCCCACAACCGCCCTACACATCCTGGGCAACTGCATCTGACAGCATTCAGAAATGTGTGAATGTCTGTCAAAGAGGTGACACTATTTATGTCGGAGCGGGGGTTTATAGGGAATTTCTGCAGGGTATACCACCGTATATAGCAATAATTGGTGAAAATATGGAGACGACAATTCTTGATTGCCAGGGGATGATTCGCCCGCAATATCTGTTTCACTTTGCAATAGATGTATCCGATTCTTTATCTGTTTCCAATTTTACTCTTAAGGGGAATGCTACCGGTGTGAGTGATTCTTTGATACAAACGGCGTTTGGGGACACATCTTTCATGGTTTACGCGTCCGGAGTTCTGATCTCTAACTGTAAATTATTCAATTTTGGGAGTGGAGTTTACATCAATAAAGGGATTATCAGCGACAATATAATGCTAAATGTACATACATTTCTTTATACGGGTTTCGACAGTCATGGGATAGATACTATTTATTTTCAAAATAATCTTCTTGTTCATCCATTATACTCAATGCGACATTTTATAAATAATGGACTGTTTTATCCCCGCTTTTTTTTCAGAAATAACATATTTACAAAACCATTTGTTTCCTCCGATTTTTACAATCAGTTATACACCACAGCGTTAACAGTTGACCCCCGGGTCGAATTCTCTAACAATCTCTTTTATACAAAATCCTACAACTCTGATGACAACCCTTTTGTACCTGCAACCGGCACCATGTCATTCTTCACCAATGTGTTTTGCATTTCAGAGGGTCCCGGCTGGGATTACCGCAAAGACTTCATGGTCTCCTCAGGCAATGTAACCTTTACCAATAATGTGGTTTACGGGTTTGATAAAGGTATCTGGAACAGCTCTCCCAATCTGAAGGTAAACAATAACTGTTTCTGGAATGTACCCACCCCGATTAGCGGAACTCAGCCACCACTTGTCAACAGCGGGAATCTGTATGTTAATCCGATGTTTGTGAAGGATTACGGTGACTTCCCCGACATCGATTTTCATCTCCAGATGTATTCCCCCCTTATAGATGCGGGAGACTCAACGATACTCGACAGGGACGGTACGAGAAGCGATATCGGTTTCTACGGTGGACCGTATGGTGAAAGTTATACATACCAGGATTATGCTCCCCGTGTTCCGGCGAGAGTGAAACTCCGCTCCACGGGTACACAGGGAATCTATGAACTCTCATGGAGACCAAACACGGAATCAGACCTGAACAGATATGAGGTATATGCCGACAGCACAAGAGGATTCACCCCCGACACAACGAAGATGATCTGGAACGGTACGGATACACTGTTTAACTTCGTACACAAGAAACCGTATAACAAACCTGTCTTTTTTAAGGTAAAGGCAGTAGATAACCAGAATCTAAAGAGTGATGCGAGTGAGGAGACGGGAATAGTACCCGTATCGGTTGATGAGGGAGATATTATTTCAGAGGATTATCATCTTTATCAGAACTATCCGAATCCTTTTAACCCTTCCACAACGATAGAGTATAAACTAAAAACAAGGTCGAGGGTACGGCTTGATATCTACAACTCGAGTGGTGAACTGGTGAAGACGATGATAAACAAGGAACAGGAGGGGGGATATTATTCGCTGACGGTAACCGCGGAAGATATTGCAGCACCGGGCAGTAAATCCGGAGGGGTTGCGAGCGGGGTATATATCTATCGCATCAATGTGGTTGAAAGTGAGAGGAACATCCCCGTATATATTCAGAGCCGGAAGATGGTACTTTTGAAATAG
- a CDS encoding T9SS type A sorting domain-containing protein, giving the protein MKQFYSTLLFLVSMATLLTAQSVYELNTGRIKLPLDNRGVIGEVTVNGSSGVKYDGISTIYSGGFALSGIKNSTLWANGVMSAARVWDFIPGKAGTPSNDPKNRLYVVSLNDPAFGTSWQNWRDAVALGARYWDGNNDGNYNPVDLNSNGKWDPNEDMPEILGEISVWCIFNDAADTALRKFKDVLPMGIEVMQTVYAFPHSDVAEIRDAVFFRYEVKNTGSVVQDLSDMIFGMYSDTDLGNYSDDLSGTDVARNSAYYYNRTSDSQFGNNPPAVFHSFLLGTPVFIPGETFTDNNNNGVYDPGTDIPLDSAVLHFGKPFPKQYVPGAKNSGVTGSIMFLSSHPTQGDFLTTSQLRNYMEGKRPSGDPMDPCNWQWGEVRGGVPCAGIDNRLIYSGDPVANTGWIDNHLADKRNIVSSGRFNLSAGSTATFHTGIIIGRGSDQFNSITVTRAAYDTILNRVHLGTADVPLGIEETTGTLPAEFNLGQNYPNPFNPETVIRFSLPSKGYAKGVVYDILGREVATLIDGETSAGSHQLKFNATGLPSGVYIFHLESGNHSAAIKMVVNK; this is encoded by the coding sequence ATGAAACAATTTTACAGCACATTGTTATTCCTTGTAAGCATGGCCACCCTGCTCACAGCCCAAAGCGTGTATGAGCTTAACACGGGGCGGATAAAACTGCCTTTGGACAACCGGGGTGTGATAGGTGAAGTGACGGTAAACGGAAGTTCAGGAGTGAAGTATGACGGCATTTCCACCATCTACTCGGGCGGTTTTGCCCTCTCCGGCATTAAGAACTCAACCCTCTGGGCTAACGGCGTGATGTCCGCCGCCCGTGTGTGGGACTTCATCCCCGGGAAAGCCGGCACACCCTCAAATGACCCCAAGAACCGGCTTTATGTGGTCTCCCTCAACGATCCCGCTTTCGGTACAAGCTGGCAGAACTGGAGGGACGCAGTCGCCCTCGGTGCCCGTTATTGGGACGGCAACAACGACGGCAACTATAACCCCGTCGATCTGAACAGCAACGGCAAATGGGATCCAAACGAGGACATGCCCGAAATACTCGGTGAGATCTCCGTCTGGTGTATTTTCAACGATGCTGCCGACACCGCCCTGCGAAAGTTCAAAGATGTTCTCCCGATGGGAATTGAAGTGATGCAGACGGTATATGCATTCCCCCATTCGGATGTCGCAGAGATCCGTGATGCCGTCTTCTTCAGGTATGAAGTGAAAAACACGGGAAGTGTTGTACAGGATCTTTCGGATATGATATTCGGAATGTACTCAGACACCGACCTTGGGAACTACTCCGACGACCTCTCGGGTACCGATGTGGCGAGAAACTCGGCATACTACTACAACCGGACATCCGACAGTCAGTTTGGCAACAACCCTCCCGCGGTATTCCACTCATTCCTGCTCGGAACCCCTGTCTTTATCCCCGGAGAAACCTTCACCGACAACAACAACAACGGTGTTTACGATCCCGGTACCGATATCCCCCTCGACAGCGCGGTGCTCCACTTCGGCAAACCTTTCCCGAAACAGTATGTCCCGGGAGCAAAAAACTCCGGAGTAACGGGAAGCATAATGTTCCTGAGCTCCCACCCCACACAGGGAGACTTCCTCACCACTTCGCAGCTCCGCAACTACATGGAGGGGAAACGCCCCTCGGGTGACCCGATGGATCCCTGCAACTGGCAGTGGGGTGAAGTAAGAGGTGGTGTTCCGTGCGCTGGCATCGATAACAGACTGATCTACTCCGGCGACCCTGTTGCCAATACCGGGTGGATCGATAATCACCTTGCCGATAAAAGGAATATAGTGTCATCGGGCAGGTTTAATCTATCCGCCGGCAGCACGGCAACCTTCCACACGGGTATCATTATCGGCAGGGGAAGCGATCAGTTCAACTCGATCACGGTTACGCGTGCCGCTTATGATACAATACTTAACCGCGTTCATCTCGGCACTGCGGATGTACCGCTCGGCATTGAGGAAACCACGGGAACGCTCCCTGCAGAATTCAACCTGGGTCAGAACTACCCTAATCCCTTCAACCCTGAAACAGTTATCCGGTTCTCATTGCCATCAAAAGGATATGCAAAGGGTGTTGTTTACGATATCCTCGGGCGAGAAGTGGCAACCCTGATCGACGGTGAAACCTCTGCCGGCAGCCACCAACTGAAGTTCAATGCAACAGGTCTCCCCTCGGGCGTTTATATCTTCCACCTGGAATCAGGCAACCACTCGGCTGCAATTAAGATGGTGGTGAATAAGTAG
- a CDS encoding VCBS repeat-containing protein produces the protein MSKYLKSLMLLPGLVFLLSFTAVAQFDSIIFARDDIYQPKAVLYMGDQNDDGCDDFVLITASTSNWNAKALLFHGGNPVDSVPVFEIPFIGYLPYHISACDYNRDGYRDLIVTTFNTRPLTLKIYLGGPMMDTIPDLIFQAPEQIIGNLRFVGGDWPVDFNGDGYEEMVAYAYDMYGGKGAILIYNSSPEMDSIPDKIATFYPNETIWGYEITSGDLDGDGRTDLSFILKSPSIPMNFTRRGFVFGRSDFSFQDTVKILDSSAVVYTNRIIEDINKDGKADIVFYDTKFKYPYWYIMAISHGSRQPDYIPEEGFNTQNQGFYHTCSVGDVNGDGYGDFLSSLDGSGGRLFVGGKHKIDDTPIRYYGNSFNILGRVGDVNGDGLDDIGIGTNGATYAQPGTFYIMSGERVAMAIEDGELATEQKEEITLKAYPNPTRGELSVEITSNYPGYAELRLYNTTGKELIKKGIELAAGITTEKIDLKELNISSGIYIISLDHEKGGRHQNKNAKIQYLK, from the coding sequence ATGAGTAAATACCTTAAATCGTTGATGCTACTGCCCGGGTTAGTTTTTTTGTTGAGTTTCACTGCGGTGGCCCAGTTTGACTCAATAATATTCGCACGAGATGATATTTACCAACCCAAGGCTGTCCTCTATATGGGGGATCAGAATGATGATGGCTGTGATGATTTTGTCCTTATTACAGCTTCTACTTCTAATTGGAATGCAAAAGCTTTGCTTTTTCATGGTGGTAATCCTGTAGATTCGGTGCCTGTTTTCGAAATACCTTTCATAGGGTATCTTCCATACCACATTTCAGCATGTGATTACAATCGTGACGGATACAGGGATTTGATAGTGACAACATTCAATACCCGTCCATTAACCTTAAAGATATATCTTGGCGGCCCAATGATGGATACAATTCCCGATTTAATATTTCAAGCACCAGAACAGATAATTGGCAATCTAAGATTTGTGGGAGGTGACTGGCCGGTAGATTTTAACGGGGACGGTTATGAAGAAATGGTTGCCTATGCATACGACATGTATGGCGGTAAAGGGGCAATTCTGATATACAATTCGTCTCCGGAGATGGATTCGATCCCCGACAAGATTGCAACATTTTATCCAAATGAGACAATATGGGGTTATGAAATCACGAGTGGTGATCTTGACGGAGATGGAAGAACTGATTTATCTTTTATTCTCAAAAGCCCTTCGATTCCGATGAATTTTACCCGAAGGGGTTTTGTGTTTGGGAGATCTGACTTCTCATTTCAGGATACAGTTAAAATATTAGATTCATCTGCTGTGGTTTATACGAATAGAATCATTGAAGATATCAACAAGGACGGTAAAGCAGACATTGTATTTTATGACACGAAATTTAAGTATCCATATTGGTATATAATGGCAATCAGTCATGGCTCAAGGCAACCTGATTATATACCCGAAGAAGGATTTAACACACAGAATCAGGGATTTTATCATACCTGCTCGGTAGGCGATGTAAACGGCGACGGGTATGGAGACTTTTTATCATCACTTGATGGTTCTGGTGGCCGATTGTTTGTGGGAGGTAAACACAAGATTGATGATACACCAATCAGATATTACGGGAATTCATTCAACATCCTGGGCAGGGTTGGAGATGTAAATGGCGACGGACTTGATGACATTGGAATAGGAACGAACGGTGCAACATATGCACAGCCCGGCACTTTTTATATAATGAGTGGTGAGAGAGTTGCGATGGCAATTGAAGATGGGGAACTTGCAACTGAGCAAAAAGAAGAAATAACATTAAAAGCGTACCCAAATCCAACACGGGGTGAATTATCGGTTGAAATAACGAGTAATTACCCGGGATATGCAGAATTGAGGCTATACAACACAACAGGAAAGGAACTGATAAAAAAGGGAATCGAATTAGCAGCCGGTATTACAACCGAGAAGATTGATCTCAAAGAACTGAACATATCATCAGGGATATATATAATTTCACTTGATCATGAGAAAGGGGGTAGACATCAAAACAAAAATGCGAAAATTCAATATTTGAAGTAA